In a single window of the Botrytis cinerea B05.10 chromosome 10, complete sequence genome:
- the Bcvam7 gene encoding Bcvam7, translating into MAPPLELSIPSTILSNAPNEKPYTLYNITLRLPLRTFVVQKRYSDFVTLHSSLCAQVSSPPPAPLPGKTWFKSTINSPELTEDRRRGLETYLRSIAENPDRRWRETSIWRQFLNLPSNSGNASLSSAREGLIAANQRGVGGNAEVMADPQVWLDVHRELKAQLHDARLFLGRRDSANTAAGQYEAGANAKRCLVKAGGLLKDLEEGLRVMGEGEKNGRGEARVGAGELRRRRDLLGSAKVEKEGLEKLAVTLAVKNQASSSSANGGAAATQADKNALFGPGVSRPSGRVLGAPIPETNKTRELDNEGVLQLQKELMQNQDMDVEELGKIVRRQREMGLAIHGELELQNEMLKRVDEDADRVKGKINIAKKRIAKIR; encoded by the coding sequence atggCACCGCCGCTCGAACTCTCGATACCTAGCACAATTCTCTCAAATGCTCCAAATGAGAAGCCCTATACTCTCTACAACATTACGCTCcgtcttcctcttcgaaCCTTCGTCGTCCAGAAACGCTATTCCGATTTTGTTACCCTCCATTCTTCCCTCTGCGCCCAGGTTTCCAGTCCACCTCCCGCTCCTCTCCCAGGGAAAACATGGTTCAAAAGTACGATCAACTCTCCCGAATTGACAGAAGACCGTCGTCGCGGTCTCGAAACCTATCTCCGCAGCATCGCAGAAAATCCCGatcgaagatggagagaaacaAGCATTTGGCGACAATTCCTAAACCTGCCTAGCAATAGTGGAAACGCAAGTTTGAGTAGCGCGAGAGAGGGACTTATTGCTGCGAACCAAAGAGGTGTGGGTGGGAATGCGGAGGTTATGGCGGATCCCCAGGTGTGGTTGGATGTTCATCGCGAATTGAAGGCGCAGCTGCATGACGCGAGATTGTTCTTGGGGAGGAGAGACAGCGCGAACACGGCGGCGGGACAATACGAGGCGGGCGCGAACGCGAAGAGGTGTTTGGTCAAGGCTGGCGGACTACTTaaggatttggaagaaggCTTGAGGGTCATGGGTGAAGGGGAGAAaaatgggagaggagaggcAAGGGTCGGCGCGGGTGAattgaggaggagaagagatcTTTTGGGTAGCGCAAAGGTGGAAAAGGAGGGCTTGGAAAAATTGGCAGTTACATTGGCAGTCAAGAATCAAGCCAGCTCGAGTTCAGCAAATGGCGGTGCGGCAGCGACACAAGCGGATAAAAACGCATTATTTGGACCGGGAGTATCGCGACCCAGTGGACGAGTTCTTGGCGCGCCAATTCCTGAAACGAACAAAACGAGAGAATTGGATAATGAGGGGGTGTTACAATTACAAAAGGAATTGATGCAGAATCaggatatggatgtggaAGAACTTGGCAAGATTGTGAGGAGACAGCGAGAAATGGGTTTGGCGATTCatggagaattggaattgcaaaatgagatgttgaagagggTGGATGAGGATGCTGATCGAGTCAAGGGGAAGATCAACATTgcaaaaaagagaattgcAAAGATTCGTTAG
- the Bcbim1 gene encoding Bcbim1 translates to MGESRQELVAWLNNLLQLNITKVEQCGTGAALCQVFDSIFLDVPMSKVKFNVNTEYAYLQNFKVLQNTFTRHQVDRNIHVEQLIKCKMQDNLEFLQWTKRYWDQYFPGGEYDAVARRRAAGGPGAAPSAAPRASAGSGAARRGVTPTTTGARVAKVGAVGGGAASAALKAENDTLKETVAGLERERDFYFSKLRDIELLVQQACEEDPEIEKQEDGLIKHIQTILYSTEDGFEIPAEAEVDDQEETF, encoded by the exons ATGGGAGAATCAAG ACAAGAGCTCGTAGCATGGCTTAACAACCTGCTACAACTCAATATTACAAAAGTTGAACAATGTGGCACCGG TGCCGCGTTGTGCCAAGTCTTCGACAGTATCTTTCTCGATGTACCGATGTCAAAAGTCAAGTTCAATGTCAATACCGAATATGCATATCTacaaaatttcaaagttCTTCAAA ACACCTTTACCCGCCATCAAGTCGATCGAAATATTCATGTCGAACAACTTATTAAATGCAAGATGCAAGACAACCTCGAATTTCTGCAATGGACCAAGAGATACTGGGATCAATACTTTCCAGGGGGAGAATATGATGCAGTAGCTCGTCGACGTGCTGCTGGGGGACCCGGTGCTGCACCATCTGCTGCTCCAAGAGCATCCGCCGGAAGTGGTGCAGCTCGTAGAGGAGTAACACCAACAACAACCGGCGCAAGAGTTGCCAAGGTCGGAGCTGTTGGCGGTGGTGCAGCTTCAGCAGCACTAAAAGCAGAGAACGACACTCTGAAGGAAACAGTTGCAGGGCTAGAACGGGAACGAGACTTTTACTTCAGCAAACTCAGAGACATTGAATTACTGGTTCAACAAGCTTGCGAAGAGGACCCCGAGATTGAGAAGCAGGAAGACGGCTTAATCAAGCACATTCAAACTATCTTGTACTCGACtgaagatggatttgaaatacCGGCAGAGGCGGAGGTTGATGACCAAGAAGAGACATTCTAG